Genomic DNA from Flavobacteriales bacterium:
TTTTTAGTGCTCAAAATTGATTTTTCATCTAAAGTAAATGTGATTTGGTTTCCAAATAAATCAACATCCACCCAGTAGTATGATTTCCTTCCAATTTTAAAACCCAATTCTTTTTCGTAGAACCTTCTTGTTGCAGAAACATCTTTACAAGGAAGTGACATGTGAAATCTTTTATTGTTCATTATAAGTCGGTTTTTTTGGTTGATAATAACAGTTTAATATTGATTCTAAAGGTTGTTTACCTTCAAGTATTCGATTAATTTTTCTTTTTATTTTAATGGGTAAAAGATGCCCTAGCGGTTGATCAACTACCCTCAAATGTTTAATGCTTTCATTTATTTGTTTGTCCCAAACATTAAAATATTTTGTTAAATCATTCGGATAAACTGTTTTTCTTTTACTCCCTTTTTCGGGAAGTGCTTTGAAAGGTTGTTCTATATTTAGATAACCATAATCATCAGTTAATTCTTCTCCAACATTTATATCTTGTACTGCAATTTCAAAATCGTAAGGAGTGGTTAAGCAGTTGGATTTAAAACTGTGATTTACATACTTTCCATTATCCCAACATAAAATATAATTTCCCTTATTGTTTCGAAAAGAATAATGTTCTATTATTTCTTTATGTATATCATCCATTTTTTCTACCTGATTGTCACTAAAAACCCTATCCAATTTATCTTGAACCCAAGTAATTGTTCCTTTCGGAATAAATTCTTTTGCGACTAACCCATATCCTTTCTCAGTTGATATAAATTTTAGTTCTGTTTTTGGATGAATCATTTCTTAGTTAATTTAAGTAAGCAGAATCGCTTAATAATGCGATTCTGCTGCAATAAATGAAGTACTAATACGCACCATCATAAGCTGGGGTAGGCGTTTTTTCTTTTTTTTCAGGTTTTTCACTGATTACGCATTCTGTCGTCAATAAAAGACTTGCAATAGAAACGGCATTTTCTAAAGCGATTCGAGTTACCTTAACAGGATCGATAACTCCCGTTTCATACAAATTTTCAAATTGCTCAGTTCGTGCATTGTAACCAAAGTCTTTATTGCCCTCTTTTACCTTTTCGACAATGATGGAGCCATCTATTCCTGCATTTTGAACAATCTGTTTTAATGGTTCTTCTAGTGCTTTTTTTATAATAGCAACACCTAGCTTTTGCTCCTGACCTGTTACTTTCAATTTATCCAATGTAGCCATACATCGTATATAGGCAATTCCTCCCCCAGGTACAAAGCCTTCTTCAATTGCAGCTTTAGTAGCATGTACGGCATCATCTACACGATCTTTCTTTTCTTTCATTTCTATTTCTGTAGCTGCTCCAACATAAAGAATGGCTACACCACTGGAAAGTTTTGCCAAACGCTCTTGTAATTTTTCTTTGTCGTAATCGGAGGTTGAATTTTTAATGTGTGTCTTTATCTGTTTTACACGTGCATTTATCTTATCCTTTTTACCCTTTCCATTTACAATAGTGGTGTTATCTTTATCAACTATGATTTTTTCTGCTCTTCCTAATGTCTCTAATTCAGTATTTTCCAGTTGATGTCCTTGCTCTTCAGAGATCACTGTCCCTCCAGTTAGCACCGCTAAATCTTCTAACAACTCTTTTCTTCTGTCTCCAAAACCAGGTGCTTTAACTGCAACAACTTTCAATGAACCTCTTATTTTGTTTACCACCAAAGTAGTTAGTGCTTCGCCATCAATATCTTCCGCTACAATTAATAAAGGATTACCTGATTGAGCTGACTTTTCGAGTATGGGAAGTAAATCCTTCATCGTTGATATTTTCTTATCGTATATCAAAATATAGGGATTTTCTAATTCTGCTTCCATCTTTTCTGTATTAGTCACAAAATATGGTGATAAGTACCCTCTATCAAACTCCATCCCTTCAACAACTTTCACATCCGTTTCCATCCCTTTTGCTTCTTCTACAGTTATTACCCCTTCTTTGCCTACTTTTTGCATTGCTTCGGCAATCAATTTACCTATTGGAGCATCTCCATTGGCAGAAATAGTAGCTACTTGTTCAATCAACCGAAAATCATTACCAATTTGTTTTGATTGTTTTTTAAGTTGCAAAACAACCTCTTTTACTGCCGCATCCATTCCTCTTTTTATTTCCATAGGGTTAGCACCTGCTGCCACATTTTTAAAACCACTATGAATAATTCCTTGTGCCAATACCGTTGCCGTAGTTGTTCCATCTCCAGCACTGTATCCAGTTTTTGAAGCTACTTCTTTAACCATTTGGGCTCCCATATTTTCCACAGGATCTTTGAGGTCTATTTCTTTAGCTACTGAAACCCCATCCTTTGTAATAGAAGGAGATCCAAACTTTCTTTTGATAATGACATTCCTTCCTTTAGGACCAAGGGTAACTTTTACTGCATTTGCCAATGCATCAACACCTTTTTTGAGTGCATCTTTTGCTTCAGTATCGAAACCTATTTGCTTTGCCATTTTTAGTTTTTTAGTAAGTATTATTAAATAATAGCGTAGATATCAGATTCATTCATAATGAGAACATCTTCTCCTGCTATATTAATTTCTGTTCCTGAGTACTTCCCATAAAGAACATTATCTCCTTTCTTAACCGTCATGGGTTCGTATTTTTTTCCTTTACCAACAGCTAAAACTTTGCCTCTCTGAGGTTTTTCTTTTGCAGTATCAGGAATAATGATTCCTCCTTTCGTTTTTTCTTCTGAATCATCGGGTTTAACCAAGACTCTATCTGAAAGAGGTTTAATTTTTAATTTGCTCATGATTTTTATGTTTTAACGTTAAACAATTTTCAACTTTATTGCTAGCACAATAATTAATCTTCATCCTCTTCATATTCTGGTTCTTCATTCCTTTTCAATACAGTAGGTTGAAGTTTTACAATGGTTAATTCTTCAGAATAATCTTCGTCATCTTCATCTCCCATACTTTTAACTACATAGGTTATTAAAAATGCTTCGTCAACGAATTCAGGAGTTTCTAAATTGAATTTTTTTAGCACCTCACTTTTTACAGTATTAAATTCTATGTAATTCCCATCCGCATCTTCAAAAGAATACAGTTCGGATTCATCATCATAACCTGTATAAAAAGCTTTTAAAGTTCTTTCTTGGGCTATTGCTATAGTAGAAACAAACATTGCTACTAGAATAATTAAATATTTTGCTTTCATCTTTTTGTTTTTTATGATTATCTATTTTTTATTAATTCATCGATTGGTTTGTTTACATCAAGCTCGACAAGGCTTTTAGTTAACAATGTTTATCAACACTGCAACACGTAAGAAGATTATTCCTTTCTCATAAATTAATTTAGTTTTTTCTTAGTATCTCCTTCCTTAAATGGTGGGGATGAATTGGAAATATCCATTTCGTCATTATTAAATTGCTCATCTTCTTCAGTCTCATCTAGGTGCTGATCAATTCGTTTCTTCACCTTATATTTAATCAAATAGAGTGTATCGTTAAAATTGTACAAAAGAGCACTTGTAGATTCTCCTTTGGAGACCATTTTAATGGTGGTTAATATATTCTCAAATCCAAAAGGATAGTCCGTTTTTAAAGCCTTTTTTACCTCTTTCGGTAATTTCCGATATTCTGTTAAAATTCTCTTTTGCATAACATTATATTTTAAAGGTTAAATCAAATTCACTTTTACAATCCGATGGATGGGGATAGTAGTGCCTTGTTTAAGTATAACATCTTTGTCTGTTAATCCCCAAATGGTTGTTTCTACCTGTTTTTCACCCTCAACATCCTGAAATAGTATTTTTACTTTTTGATGATCCAAATTCCCTAGAGAAATAGCATTATTCAAACTCTTCATTCTTATCTTTTGGTCATCGCTAATAAACAATACATCTTCTTTTGGAAAATGAAGAAATTTAATTTCTTCTTTAATCATCATAGTAATAACAGATTCATTTTTCATTTTTTTGATTCTTTAAACAAACATCTTTATTCAATTCTGTATTTTTTCTGTTTCAATTCTGTAGAAAATCTGTAGAAAGTTCTCTTTGTAAGTTTAAAAGTCACTTCCGTAATAATAATCCCTGTAATTTTCTCTGAATTCCTCACTAATTTCTTCTAGAACATCCCTTACTCTGAAACTAAGTATTGCTTTTGCCGACTCGTTTACCACTTCATCCGTTAGATTACCGTTAATTAAATAGGTTAATCTTCGTTTTCCATGAGTGGTAATAGCTATAATGTCTGCCTCAACTTCATTGCTAAAGTTGATAATTCCCCCTTCTACTGAATTGTCTGCATAAAGATTTACAGCATAATCTTTCAAGTTAAATTCAGCTGCAAATTTGTTCATCAAAGCAATTGCAATCGGAGTTCTTTCAAATCTTGCAGGAGTAATCACTTTTAATAAGTGAATTTTAGCATTAAACAGTTCAGCAAATGATTTCAGTTTTGGAAATATGCGTTTGGCTTCACTTAGGAATAAAGAAGCAAATACTATATTGTTTATATTAAAATTTTCGTATCGTTGCTTAATTGTTAGAACAGGAATACTCGAATTTCTCATTACTCTTTCGGTATTAGAGCCAATAAAAGATTCTTCAGAACCAGAATTGCCATATGCTCCCATTATTATCAAATCTGCTTTGTATTGGTCTGCGTATTTTAAAATAGAGCCATACACTGTATCGAATTGGGATTCTTTTAATAGCTCTACATCTTGAAGTTGATATTTTTTCTTTCGTTCATTGAACCTTTTATCAACTTCCTTGTGTTCTGTGATTCCATTTAAAGTAACATCTTCATATCGATTATAAGAGCCATCTTCTTTCCTATAAATTTTATCTATTACGTTTAACAAGTATATTTTTGCTCCTGTTTTTTTAGAGATGGAAGCAGCTACTTCTAATGCAAAGTCAGCATATTCTGTAAAATCAGTTGGTACTAATAGTGTTTTCATTTCTTTATTTATATTATAATAGGTTAGTCTATTACAATACAAATATTGGATAGCAATTCTGTTTTTATTCTATGCTAATTCTGTAGGAAAACTGTAGAAAAAAGGATTTAGACTGGCTGGAATATTAATCTAAAAGAATGAATATCTTTTTTTTGGCTGTATTGGATTTTGATATTACTTAATTTACAAATTTTTTGAACAATAGAAAGCCCCAATCCAATTGAATCTTCTGATGAGCTTTCTTTTACAAAACGGTCAAAAATATTTTGATGTTTAATGCTATTATTATTCCCCAAATTACTTACTTCTATTTTGTTTTTATCCAATTCAATGGTTATAAAACCTTTACTTTCTTTATTGTGAAAAATGGCGTTCTTTATAATGTTAGAGAACAAAATATAGGCTAGCATTTCATTAATGGCTAGATTAATGTCAATATTATATTTTTTACGAACCTTAATTTCTTGACTTCTAATCTGATCTTCTAATGAGTTCAATATTTCATCAATTAATTCTTGGACATTAACACTTATTTTGTCTTCAAATTGATGGTTATCCATTTTAGATAATAATACTAACGATTTATTGAGTTTTGTAAGTCTATCAATTGTAACAAATATGTCTGAAACCAATTTTAAATCTTGTTCTTTTAAGTGTTCTGACTGTATTATTAATTCCAGTTTTCCTCTAATAATTGCTAAAGGAGTCATTAACTCATGATTAACATTTTCAGTAAATGTTTTTTGAGATTGAAATTCATCATAAACCTTATTCGATAAAATGTTTAACTCATTATTTAAATCTTTAAATTCTTTTATTTTAATATCATCATCAAATTTAATTTGGTCATTTTGAAAATCACTTATTTGCAATTTATGTAGTGTTTCAAAAAAAGGTAACCAAGTATTTTTAAGAAGGTAGTATTTTAGAAGAATAAAAATCAAAAGGACTAAAAAAAGCGTCATTAAAAAGGTGAGGTAGATACTCTGAATAAAAGTTTCGGTTTCTTCAACTTCTTTGCGTATTTCTACTTTAAAGTTTTGGTCTTTAATATTGACATAAGTTAGCAATGTTCTATGCATGGTTTTCTCGCCATCTTCATCTAAAACCTCACCATAAAATAAACTATCCTTGGCTATTGTATTATTCTTCATTAGGAATTTTACACTCGCTCTCTCTGTGTTGTAACTAAACCCATCCTTTGGTTCTATGTCTTTAAGTTGTTTTTTTATGAACTTTTTTTCTCTAAAAAGTTTTCTATCTACCCTTTCCTCTATTTTGTTTTTAACCCAATAAAATTGGACAACAGAAGAAAATCCAGCAATAAAAAATGCGGATAAAACTAGTATGATTAACGTTCGATTTAATAATCTCATTTAGTCGTTATTCGAGAATTTGTAGCCAATCCCATAAATGGTTTTGATATAATCATTCCCACCTTTTTCCATAATTTTCTTACGTAAATTTTTTAGATGTGAATAGATAAAATCATAGGAGTTATATAAATCAATATAATCTCCCCAAATATGATCTGATAGTGATTGTTTTGTAACAACTCTATCCTTGTTAGACATAAGGAATAATAGCAATTCATATTCCTTTTTTGTCAATTTAATTTTCTCCTTATTTACGCTAACCTCATTGGATTTTGTATCAATATAAATTTCGTTGAATTCAATTTCGTCATTCCCTTTAAAATTATTTCGTCTTACAATAGATTTTACCCTTGCATTGAGTTCAGCTAAATGAAAAGGCTTTGTTAAATAATCATCAGCCCCTAAATCCAATCCATTTAACTTATCATCTAGTGTGTCATTAGCAGAAAGTACTAAAACTCCATTTTTCTCTGGCTTCTTTTTTAATAGTTGTAATATCTCCAATCCATTTCCATCGGGTAGGTTGATATCTAATACAATACAATCATAATTATGATCTTGCAACTTTGTTTTAGCGTCAGCAATATTCTTGGCTTTCTCACACAAATAACCAAAAGAATCAAAGTACTTTAAGATGGTTCTTAAAAGTTCCTGATCATCTTCTATGATTAAAAGTTTCATAATTTAAATTCTATGAGTAAAAATAGGAGAATAAAATTCATTTTCAATTGATTATTTTTACCAAATGATGATGGCAATATCTATATCGCTTTTAAAAGAGACTTATTTGGAGTTTAGAACCGAAACAATGATAGTAATAATACTGTTATTAGCTTGGTTCTGTCGCATTAATCACATCTGATTCTGAAATTTAGTGATTCGGGATGAATTATGCTGCTAAAGAACAAAAAATCTTGAACGTTGTTTTTCTCGAATCAGCGATTTGACCCTTCCTAATAATGTTGACAACTTCGATACCCGCCAAGGTGCG
This window encodes:
- a CDS encoding SET domain-containing protein; amino-acid sequence: MIHPKTELKFISTEKGYGLVAKEFIPKGTITWVQDKLDRVFSDNQVEKMDDIHKEIIEHYSFRNNKGNYILCWDNGKYVNHSFKSNCLTTPYDFEIAVQDINVGEELTDDYGYLNIEQPFKALPEKGSKRKTVYPNDLTKYFNVWDKQINESIKHLRVVDQPLGHLLPIKIKRKINRILEGKQPLESILNCYYQPKKPTYNEQ
- the groL gene encoding chaperonin GroEL (60 kDa chaperone family; promotes refolding of misfolded polypeptides especially under stressful conditions; forms two stacked rings of heptamers to form a barrel-shaped 14mer; ends can be capped by GroES; misfolded proteins enter the barrel where they are refolded when GroES binds), whose product is MAKQIGFDTEAKDALKKGVDALANAVKVTLGPKGRNVIIKRKFGSPSITKDGVSVAKEIDLKDPVENMGAQMVKEVASKTGYSAGDGTTTATVLAQGIIHSGFKNVAAGANPMEIKRGMDAAVKEVVLQLKKQSKQIGNDFRLIEQVATISANGDAPIGKLIAEAMQKVGKEGVITVEEAKGMETDVKVVEGMEFDRGYLSPYFVTNTEKMEAELENPYILIYDKKISTMKDLLPILEKSAQSGNPLLIVAEDIDGEALTTLVVNKIRGSLKVVAVKAPGFGDRRKELLEDLAVLTGGTVISEEQGHQLENTELETLGRAEKIIVDKDNTTIVNGKGKKDKINARVKQIKTHIKNSTSDYDKEKLQERLAKLSSGVAILYVGAATEIEMKEKKDRVDDAVHATKAAIEEGFVPGGGIAYIRCMATLDKLKVTGQEQKLGVAIIKKALEEPLKQIVQNAGIDGSIIVEKVKEGNKDFGYNARTEQFENLYETGVIDPVKVTRIALENAVSIASLLLTTECVISEKPEKKEKTPTPAYDGAY
- a CDS encoding co-chaperone GroES, translated to MSKLKIKPLSDRVLVKPDDSEEKTKGGIIIPDTAKEKPQRGKVLAVGKGKKYEPMTVKKGDNVLYGKYSGTEINIAGEDVLIMNESDIYAII
- a CDS encoding universal stress protein codes for the protein MKTLLVPTDFTEYADFALEVAASISKKTGAKIYLLNVIDKIYRKEDGSYNRYEDVTLNGITEHKEVDKRFNERKKKYQLQDVELLKESQFDTVYGSILKYADQYKADLIIMGAYGNSGSEESFIGSNTERVMRNSSIPVLTIKQRYENFNINNIVFASLFLSEAKRIFPKLKSFAELFNAKIHLLKVITPARFERTPIAIALMNKFAAEFNLKDYAVNLYADNSVEGGIINFSNEVEADIIAITTHGKRRLTYLINGNLTDEVVNESAKAILSFRVRDVLEEISEEFRENYRDYYYGSDF
- a CDS encoding HAMP domain-containing histidine kinase; translated protein: MRLLNRTLIILVLSAFFIAGFSSVVQFYWVKNKIEERVDRKLFREKKFIKKQLKDIEPKDGFSYNTERASVKFLMKNNTIAKDSLFYGEVLDEDGEKTMHRTLLTYVNIKDQNFKVEIRKEVEETETFIQSIYLTFLMTLFLVLLIFILLKYYLLKNTWLPFFETLHKLQISDFQNDQIKFDDDIKIKEFKDLNNELNILSNKVYDEFQSQKTFTENVNHELMTPLAIIRGKLELIIQSEHLKEQDLKLVSDIFVTIDRLTKLNKSLVLLSKMDNHQFEDKISVNVQELIDEILNSLEDQIRSQEIKVRKKYNIDINLAINEMLAYILFSNIIKNAIFHNKESKGFITIELDKNKIEVSNLGNNNSIKHQNIFDRFVKESSSEDSIGLGLSIVQKICKLSNIKIQYSQKKDIHSFRLIFQPV
- a CDS encoding response regulator transcription factor — encoded protein: MKLLIIEDDQELLRTILKYFDSFGYLCEKAKNIADAKTKLQDHNYDCIVLDINLPDGNGLEILQLLKKKPEKNGVLVLSANDTLDDKLNGLDLGADDYLTKPFHLAELNARVKSIVRRNNFKGNDEIEFNEIYIDTKSNEVSVNKEKIKLTKKEYELLLFLMSNKDRVVTKQSLSDHIWGDYIDLYNSYDFIYSHLKNLRKKIMEKGGNDYIKTIYGIGYKFSNND